ACAGCACATTGTTTGCCATGTAGATATGAAGGAATCAAGGCATTAGCTGGCCATACAGCTTTGAAGGAACTCTGCAAAAATGTTGCAGTCACTAGACCATCCTGCAAGGCAGATCTTCTGAATATTCCTGATTTTTCTTGGGCGTATACTGTTCATCTTTTTCTAAGAACACTGGCAGAGGCTAGCTTTGGAGCTGGACAGTATTATCTCTTCGGATTTTTTGTTCCTAAACGCTTTTCCTGTTACCAGTCTCCTTGTACCAGCATGGTCGATTGCTACATCTCCAGGCCTACTGAGAAATCCATCATGATGATTTTCATTTGGGGGGTGAGTGGCCTCTCTTTTCTGCTTAGCCTTGTTGATCTAGCCTTTGCCATCCAAAGAATGGCAGTAAGAAATGGACAAAATAAACCAATGGAAGGTCTCCATGCAGAGGATGAGCACAGTTCAATTCTGCCTCCAGCTgacaagctggaggattctccaCCATCTCCAGAGGACAGAGGCCATCAACATCTAGTGACACATGACAGTCATACCAGTGAAGCGTCTTGCTCACTTCACTCTGAAGATGAAGAAGAACTTCAGGAGGAAGAGAAGATCATGTCCCAGCAAACTGCCATCTCTAACCTCAACAGTAACAGCAATAAATCCTGTATAGCAGAAAGCCTTGCTGCTAGGCAAGGCAGTAATGAAGTGCCCCTATGTATAAGTGACCAGCAGCGTATTCCATACAGGCAGCTGAGACATGGGCAACAGCAAACCTTCACCAAAGAGGCTTCCCTGACCTTGAGACCCCAAGTCAAGTCCCATCTTGGGGTTTACTCTTTTGTAGATCAGAGCAAGCTTTTAGGGCATTATTCTTCAGTTGAGCTAAAAGCTTCTATTGGGCAATCAAGTTGTCGCAGTGCTGGCTACTTGAGAGCAAAAAAATCAGAATGGGTGTAAAGAGCCGTGACAGAGCATTGCGTTTACTGTCCTGGAATGACACATTTCACACCATCTAGTTTCAAATGGAAACCTCGGTATCGGTTAAATTCCATTTTTGTGCCTATAAAAATATCATTTTACAAACAGCCCCCTGGCTGAATGAAGAACAGGAAGCAGAACTTCTTGTGACTATGACAGGATTGTATGGAAATCTTTAATAACACATTGTGGCAGATTTCATTAAGATGGTAACTTTTGCTGTTTGTAATGTTTGATATTGAATATTAGGGATCTTTCTAAACACGGCCACAGATTTATACTGATGTGGCTTCTAACTTATTCTTTTCAGATATATATTCATTTCATTATTGTTGTAGTCAAGcataatatttttctttatattaGTTGAGCTTGTTTAGCTTTTCATGTGTGATGGTGATGTGTTTTATCATTTCCTGGATAGGAACCACATTAATTATTAAACTGATCATAGATAGAAAAGCATTAAATATTTAGCTTTCTAGTCCCTGAAGTCTTTTTAATGGGATCTGTGTTGATTacgctgtaatatcacaaaataTTAGGACAAAGAAACCTTTTGTAAGTCATTGTATTTTATCAGCTGTGA
Above is a genomic segment from Emys orbicularis isolate rEmyOrb1 chromosome 2, rEmyOrb1.hap1, whole genome shotgun sequence containing:
- the GJD4 gene encoding gap junction delta-4 protein, with translation MERWDSLGFLIITLNYNVTFVGKIWLTLVILLRMTVIVLAGYPLYQDEQERFICNTLQPGCSNVCYDIFSPVSHFRFWLIQTVSVLLPYAVFNVYVLHKVAMHIVTAHCLPCRYEGIKALAGHTALKELCKNVAVTRPSCKADLLNIPDFSWAYTVHLFLRTLAEASFGAGQYYLFGFFVPKRFSCYQSPCTSMVDCYISRPTEKSIMMIFIWGVSGLSFLLSLVDLAFAIQRMAVRNGQNKPMEGLHAEDEHSSILPPADKLEDSPPSPEDRGHQHLVTHDSHTSEASCSLHSEDEEELQEEEKIMSQQTAISNLNSNSNKSCIAESLAARQGSNEVPLCISDQQRIPYRQLRHGQQQTFTKEASLTLRPQVKSHLGVYSFVDQSKLLGHYSSVELKASIGQSSCRSAGYLRAKKSEWV